One stretch of Enoplosus armatus isolate fEnoArm2 chromosome 1, fEnoArm2.hap1, whole genome shotgun sequence DNA includes these proteins:
- the tmem41b gene encoding transmembrane protein 41B, which produces MAKKRRERRETDGLSSAQEEVKANAYDSHVLKEAQHTAGGSARMSLLILVSIFTCAASVMYLVYRNFPELPDDEMEKIKIPKDMEDAKALGTVLSKYKDTYYSQVLVAYFATYVFLQTFAIPGSIFLSILSGYLYPFPLALFLVCLCSGLGASFCYMLSYLVGRPMVYKYLTERAQKWSQQVDKHRDHLINYIIFLRITPFLPNWFINITSPVINVPLGVFFIGTFLGVAPPSFVAINAGTTLYKLTTAGEAVSWNSLAVLGVLAVLSILPVCFQKKLQKKLE; this is translated from the exons ATGGCCAAAAAGCGGAGAGAAAGACGAGAGACCGACGGTTTGTCCTCGgcacaggaggaggtgaaggcgAATGCTTACGACTCACATGTACTGAAAG AAGCTCAGCATACTGCAGGGGGCTCAGCACGCATGTCTCTCCTGATTCTGGTGTCTATCTTCACCTGCGCTGCCTCTGTCATGTATCTGGTCTACAGGAACTTCCCAGAGCTGCCTGA tgatgaaatggagaaaatcaAGATCCCTAAAGACATGGAAGATGCCAAAGCTTTGGGAACTGTGCTGTCCAAATACAAAGACACGTACTACAGCCAAGTGTTGGTGGCCTACTTCGCGACATATGTTTT CCTCCAAACATTTGCAATCCCTGGATCTATCTTCCTCAGCATCCTGTCTGGATATCTTTACCCTTTCCCCTTGGCACTTTTCTTAGTCTGCTTG TGCTCTGGCCTGGGTGCTTCTTTTTGCTACATGCTGTCATATCTGGTGGGCAGACCCATGGTCTACAAATATCTCACAGAAAGAGCACAGAAATGGTCCCAGCAG GTTGACAAACACAGAGATCATTTAATCAATTACATCATCTTCCTGAGGATAACTCCCTTTCTTCCCAACTGGTTCATCAACATCACCTCACCTGTCATCAATGTGCCTTTGGGAGTTTTCTTCATCGGTACCTTTCTCG GAGTAGCACCGCCATCCTTTGTAGCAATCAACGCAGGTACAACACTGTACAAACTGACCACAGCTGGCGAGGCCGTCTCCTGGAACTCTCTGGCCGTGCTCGGTGTACTGGCTGTGCTCTCGATCCTCCCTGTCTGCTTCCAGAAAAAGCTGCAGAAGAAACTAGAGTAG
- the ipo7 gene encoding importin-7 — MDPESLVEALRGTMDPNLREAAERQLNEGHTQVNFVSTLLRVTMSDQLDLPVRQAGVIYLKNMITQHWSDGDGSATETPVNNIPDEDRLFIRDNIVEAIIHSPERIRVQLTTCIHHMIKHDYPGKWTTIVDKIGFYLQSDNSAGWLGILLCLYQLVKNYEYKKPEERQPLVAAMHIFMPMLKERFIQLLPDHSSDSVLIQKQIFKILYALFQYNLPLELINRQNLTEWMEILKTVVDRDVPPETMQIDEDERPELPWWKCKKWALHILARLFERYGSPGNTTKEYAEFAELFLKEYAVPAQQVLLKVLYQYKEKQYVAPRVLQQTLNYINQGIAHALTWRNLKPHIQGIIQDVVFPLMCYTDSDEELWQEDPYEYIRMKFDVFEDFISPTTAAQTLLFTACNKRKEVLQKTMGFCYQILTDPASDPRKKDGALHMIGSLAEILLKKKIYKDQMEFMLQNHVFPLFRSELGYMRARACWVLHYFCEVKFKSDQNLQTALELTRLCLINDNEMPVKVEAAIALQVLISNQEKAKEYITPFIRPVMQALLHIVRETENDDLTNVIQKMICEYSEEVTPIAVEMTQHLAMTFNQVIQTGPDEEGGDDKAVTAMGILNTIDTLLSVVEDHKEITQQLEGICLQVIGTVLQQHVLEFYEEILSLAHSLTCQQVSPQMWQLLPLVYEVFQQDGFDYFTDMMPLLHNYVTVDTDTLLSDTKYLEIIYSMCKKVLTGDPGEDPECHAAKLLEVIILQCKGRGIDQVVPLFVAAALERLTREVKTSELRTMCLQVAIAALYYSPPLLLNTLENLRFPNNTEPITNHFITQWLKDVDCFLGLHDRKMCILGLCALIDLEHRPQAINQVAGQLLPAAILLFNGLKRAYACRAEHENDEDDDDEDGEDEDDNAELGSDEDDIDEEGQEYLEMLAKQAGEDGDDEDWEEDDAEETALEGYTTAVDDEDNLVDEYQIFKAILQNIQTRDPAWYQALTQALDEDQGKHLHDIGTLADQRRAAHESKMIEKHGGYKFTAPVVPSTFNFGGTAPGMN, encoded by the exons ATGGATCCTGAGTCTTTGGTCGAGGCCCTTCGGGGTACGATGGACCCCAATCTGCGGGAGGCCGCGGAGAGACAGCTGAACGAG GGTCACACCCAGGTAAACTTTGTGTCCACTCTGCTGCGTGTCACCATGTCTGATCAGCTGGATTTGCCTGTCAGGCAAGCAG gTGTGATTTACCTTAAGAACATGATAACCCAGCACTGGAGTGATGGAGACGGTTCAGCCACAGAGACCCCTGTCAATAACATCCCTGATGAGGACAGGCTGTTCATTCGAGACAACATAGTGGAGGCCATCATCCACTCCCCCGAGCGCATCAG GGTCCAGTTGACAACATGTATCCACCACATGATCAAGCATGACTACCCCGGCAAGTGGACGACCATCGTGGATAAGATTGGCTTCTACCTGCAGTCAGACAACAGTGCAGGATGGCTGGGCATCTTGCTTTGCCTTTACCAGCTAGTCAAAAACTATGA ATATAAGAAGCCAGAAGAGCGTCAACCTCTAGTGGCTGCCATGCACATCTTCATGCCCATGCTGAAAGAACGCTTCATCCAGCTGCTCCCTGACCACTCCAGTGACTCTGTCCTCATACAGAAACAGATCTTCAAAATCCTCTATGCCCTCTTCCAG TACAATCTCCCCCTGGAACTCATCAACAGACAGAACCTGACAGAATGGATGGAGATCCTGAAGACAGTAGTGGATAGAGATGTGCCTCCA GAGACAATGCAGATAGATGAAGATGAGCGGCCTGAGCTGCCATGGTGGAAGTGTAAGAAGTGGGCCCTTCACATCTTGGCTCGGCTGTTTGAGAG GTATGGAAGTCCAGGCAACACAACCAAAGAGTACGCAGAGTTTGCTGAACTTTTCCTCAAGGAATACGCAGTTCCTGCTCAGCAG GTTCTGCTGAAAGTCTTATACCAATACAAGGAAAAGCAATACGTGGCTCCCAGAGTACTCCAACAGACACTCAACTACATCAACCAGGGCATAGCACATGCTCTGACGTGGAGAAACCTGAAACCACACATCCAG ggcaTCATTCAGGATGTGGTTTTCCCCCTCATGTGTTACACAGACAGCGATGAGGAGCTGTGGCAGGAGGATCCTTACGAGTACATCCGCATGAAGTTTG ACGTATTCGAGGACTTCATCtctccaacaacagcagccCAGACTCTCCTCTTCACTGCCTGCAACAAGAGGAAAGAG GTGCTGCAAAAGACAATGGGCTTCTGCTACCAGATTCTCACTGATCCCGCCTCTGACCCCAGGAAAAAGGATGGCGCCCTCCACATGATTGGCTCTTTGGCTGAAATCCTGCTGAAG AAAAAGATTTATAAGGACCAGATGGAGTTCATGCTGCAGAATCATGTCTTCCCCCTGTTCCGCAGTGAACTGGGCTACATGCGAGCCAGA GCTTGCTGGGTGCTGCATTACTTCTGTGAGGTGAAGTTCAAAAGTGACCAGAACCTGCAGACAGCTCTCGAGCTGACCCGCCTTTGTCTAATCAATGACAACGAGATGCCAGTTAAGGTGGAGGCTGCTATTGCCTTGCAGGTTCTCATCAGCAACCAGGAGAAAG cCAAAGAATACATCACCCCCTTCATCCGGCCAGTGATGCAGGCACTCCTGCACATTGTcagggagacagagaatgaTGACCTCACCAATGTCATACAGAAGATGATTTGTGAATACAGTGAAGAAGTCACTCCAATTGCAGTGGAGATGACGCAGCACTTG GCGATGACGTTCAACCAGGTGATTCAGACGGGGCCtgatgaggaaggaggagatgaCAAGGCTGTGACGGCCATGGGCATCCTCAACACCATCGACACATTGCTAAGTGTGGTGGAGGACCACAAAGAG ATCACTCAGCAGTTGGAGGGCATCTGTCTACAGGTGATAGGCACTGTGCTACAGCAACATGTACTGG agTTCTACGAGGAGATCCTCTCCTTGGCCCACAGCCTGACCTGCCAGCAGGTGTCGCCACAGATGTGGCAGCTCCTTCCACTGGTGTACGAAGTCTTCCAGCAGGATGGATTTGACTATTTCACAG atATGATGCCTCTTCTTCACAACTATGTCACAGTTGACACAGATACACTCCTATCTGACACCAAATACCTGGAGATCATCTATAGCATGTGCAAGAAG GTCCTGACAGGTGATCCAGGAGAGGACCCAGAGTGCCATGCAGCCAAGCTGCTGGAGGTGATCATTCTACAATGCAAAGGTCGTGGCATTGACCAG gttgtgCCCTTGTTTGTGGCTGCTGCATTGGAGCGTTTGACGCGGGAGGTGAAGACCAGCGAGCTCAGGACTATGTGCCTGCAGGTGGCCATCGCTGCACTTTACTACAGcccccctcttctcctcaaCACTTTGGAGAATCTACGCTTTCCAAACAACACTGAGCCTATCACTAACCACTTCATAACCCAGTGGCTCAAAGACGTTGACTGCTTCCTTGG CCTACACGACAGGAAGATGTGCATTCTGGGACTTTGTGCTCTCATCGACCTCGAGCACAGGCCTCAGGCTATCAACCAGGTGGCTGGCCAGCTTCTTCCAGCAGCCATCCTACTGTTCAACGGCCTCAAGAGGGCGTACGCCTGTCGAGCAGAGCATGagaatgatgaagatgacgatgatgaagatggGGAAGATGAGGATGACAATG CTGAGCTGGGCAGTGACGAGGATGACATCGACGAGGAGGGCCAGGAGTACCTGGAGATGCTGGCGAAGCAGGCAGGAGAGGACGGAGATGATGAGGACTGGGAGGAGGACGATGCTGAGGAGACGGCACTTGAGGGCTACACTACAGCTGTAGATGACGAAGACAACTTAGTAGACGAGTATCAGATCTTCAAAGCCATACTACAGA ATATCCAGACCCGTGACCCAGCATGGTACCAGGCACTAACACAGGCCCTTGACGAGGACCAGGGCAAACACCTTCATGACATTGGCACACTTGCAGACCAGAGACGGGCAGCACATG AATCCAAGATGATCGAGAAACATGGCGGGTACAAGTTCACAGCGCCAGTGGTGCCATCTACTTTCAACTTTGGAGGCACTGCTCCAGGAATGAATTGA